Proteins found in one Saccharomyces kudriavzevii IFO 1802 strain IFO1802 genome assembly, chromosome: 11 genomic segment:
- the YRA2 gene encoding Yra2p (similar to Saccharomyces cerevisiae YRA2 (YKL214C); ancestral locus Anc_1.535), translating into MDKAFDEIIGSDHGEDSPNHKVTRYRRRDLRNELGPRLGFGSSDPALKSEDRVYEQREESPLPKRIRISKIPLDVSDYTLDDMMKEFGVPVFSKIFDNKEDRTCIYEFGDGEVMENIVERYNGHELNGAKIEVEIYQPQRKHSRINPHSRHKQSIQDRGRGRPGSHYRQKSSRVSKKSKARENNTPTSVEALDAELDAYMKG; encoded by the coding sequence ATGGATAAAGCGTTTGACGAAATTATTGGAAGTGATCATGGAGAGGACTCACCAAACCACAAGGTAACGAGATACCGTCGGAGAGATTTAAGAAACGAATTGGGCCCTAGACTAGGGTTTGGGTCTTCAGATCCGGCACTAAAATCGGAGGATCGTGTTTATGAACAAAGGGAGGAGTCGCCTTTACCTAAGAGAATTAGAATATCCAAGATACCATTGGACGTTTCCGATTACACCCTTGATGACATGATGAAGGAGTTTGGCGTACCGGTGTTTTCTaagatttttgataataaaGAAGATCGTACATGTATTTACGAATTTGGAGACGGAGAAGTAATGGAAAATATTGTCGAACGTTATAATGGACATGAATTGAATGGCGCCAAAATTGAAGTAGAAATCTACCAACCTCAAAGAAAGCATTCCAGGATTAACCCACACAGTCGTCACAAGCAGTCGATTCAAGACCGTGGAAGAGGGAGACCAGGTAGCCATTATCGTCAAAAATCCAGCAGAGTCTCTAAAAAGAGCAAGGCCCGTGAAAATAATACTCCAACTTCTGTGGAAGCTCTCGATGCTGAGTTGGATGCTTACATGAAAGGTTAA